In Littorina saxatilis isolate snail1 linkage group LG8, US_GU_Lsax_2.0, whole genome shotgun sequence, a single genomic region encodes these proteins:
- the LOC138974589 gene encoding uncharacterized protein, giving the protein MGPKKSNQVNQANMDKFIDKEVGGGEVADSQEPPEWAKTLLSEVREIRTAITNLNTHVEEKITMVEGKLESTKKQLEEKIEELEFNSRKYNLLLWGLGKTTSEDCQDRVNAFMKSELGFDRAFDMAACHPVRGDTVIIRFVRMCDRESVLKRGSKLKGKKFSLKTDLPPRLRRIRAELRSEAKQKREDGKVVRVVERGKGVYLQEKQGNMWKTL; this is encoded by the coding sequence atgGGGCCTAAGAAGAGCAACCAGGTCAACCAAGCTAACATGGACAAGTTTATAGACAAGGAGGTAGGCGGGGGTGAGGTTGCCGATTCGCAGGAGCCCCCAGAGTGGGCGAAAACTCTGTTGTCAGAGGTTCGCGAGATTCGCACCGCCATTACAAATCTAAACACGCATGTGGAAGAGAAGATCACAATGGTTGAAGGGAAGCTTGAGTCTACCAAAAAGCAACTTGAAGAAAAGATTGAGGAATTAGAGTTTAATTCTAGAAAGTACAACTTGCTTTTGTGGGGTCTGGGCAAAACTACTTCTGAAGATTGTCAAGACAGAGTCAATGCTTTCATGAAGTCTGAGCTAGGGTTTGATCGAGCATTTGACATGGCGGCCTGTCACCCGGTCAGAGGCGACACGGTGATTATTCGTTTTGTTCgtatgtgtgacagagagtcCGTGCTGAAAAGGGGCTCTAAGCTCAAGGGGAAAAAGTTCTCATTGAAAACGGACCTCCCCCCTCGCCTTCGCAGAATTCGTGCCGAACTGAGATCGGAAGCAAAGCAAAAGAGAGAAGACGGGAAAGTGGTGCGTGTTGtcgaaagggggaagggggtgtaCTTGCAAGAAAAGCAAGGCAATATGTGGAAGACCTTATAA